From a single Herpetosiphonaceae bacterium genomic region:
- a CDS encoding nuclear transport factor 2 family protein, producing the protein MVAQITLSTQAVIENLHTAMNQHDLKAFLDCFAPDYRSAQPCHPDRSFHGRERLSELWSSAFERIPDFHADLLRLTVDGETAWTEWHWQGTRRNGPHFNLRGVILFEVQLGQIVYERVYLEGVQQPPPAD; encoded by the coding sequence GATCGAAAACCTGCATACCGCGATGAACCAGCACGATCTGAAAGCGTTTCTCGATTGTTTCGCCCCCGACTATCGCAGTGCGCAGCCGTGCCACCCCGACCGATCGTTTCATGGACGCGAACGGCTCAGTGAGCTGTGGTCCAGCGCCTTCGAGCGCATCCCCGATTTTCACGCCGACCTGCTGCGCCTGACCGTGGATGGCGAGACAGCCTGGACCGAGTGGCACTGGCAGGGCACGCGCAGGAACGGCCCGCATTTCAATCTGCGCGGCGTGATCCTCTTCGAGGTCCAGCTTGGGCAGATCGTCTACGAGCGCGTGTATCTTGAGGGCGTTCAGCAGCCGCCGCCCGCCGACTAA